The DNA window cattgtggggccggaggtagtggaagcaatcagacagttcttcagaggggccttcctgccgaggagcatcacggccacaagcatagtccttatcccaaagaaggcatcgccggagtcatggaccgactaccgacccatcagtctctgcaatgttttaaacaagatcattaccaaggtactcacctctcgactctctcctttcctcccacaggtcatctccccaaaccaaagtggatttgtcaaaggtcggctccttaacgacaacgcacttctggctcaagagatgttccatgagcttgctagatgctccccagcgcctaatgtggcagtaaagattgacatggctaaagcctatgatagggtccaatggccattcctcttcaaagttttacgccgtatgggtttcccggattcatggatttcacttatggagaggtgtattgggtgttgctggttctcggtccttgttaacggggcaccctcgggcttctttagatcaactcgaggacttcggcaaggagacccgatctcccccgctctgttcgtaatcgctgcggactacctgtcccgagcattagataagctcatcctcggccaaaaggacatgacgttcaaagcctcccggagatgcatggagatcagccatctagcctatgcggacgacattatcatcttcactcaagcggcggcaaatcctatgcgccggctaagagcctgtctcgaaaaatatgaaagagtctccggccaacaagtcagcctcgccaagagtaatttctatattgccgaggcccatgaacattgggcaaactcgatccaggcggaaggaggcttctctagaggggcctttccttttctctatctcggagtccctatctatcgtggtgccaaacgcacggacatgttcctctttctacgggaaaagattgcaagaaggatctcaggatgggcacaccgtcacctatcctttggaggaaggctcacgttgattaagagcactcttgaagcgatccccttgcacatctttcaagccgtcgagcccacggccggtaccctcaagcaacttgatcaacaaatggcccgattcttttgggggtctacgaacgaaaagaagcggacccattggattggatgggaacaaatgtgccggcccactgatgaagggggccttgggatccgaaaaactatggaggtcctccacgccttcaatatcaaactttggtggcgctttcgggagcaaaactccctttgggcaagatacatgatggcaaaatattgctccaactccacaccgctcaccttgagattgccgagcaggagtagccctacgtggagaaggctctcaagagcatggcccctcgcgcaaccgcacatgagatggctagtgggacaaggggacatctacttctgggatgacatttggcttggcaatagccctctgagggaacttagtcttgatgataggggaagaccaaccacccgggtctcggagttcattacaaatggtggttgggatgtgcccaagcttcaactccttcacaatcaggccggcctccctcagcatgttatcgatggcatcattaatacaccgatcctccatgacgaacaggatatcccgaggtggaacctctctaagcatggggaattcacggtggcttcgacatgggacacacttcgaggacgaaacccgatcatccatggtttgggggacgtttggaaggtaggcctcaccaactcaatagccatctttatctggaggcttctctccaatcgggtgccggttgacacgaaacttcagtggcgggagattgagctagcctctaagtgccaatgctgcccccacagaccgaacactgagtcactccaacacctcttcatccagggatatggagctcgcagagtatggagtgagttcgacggctggttcacaggcccgttcccacgcatccatatcaatgacacaatccctacgagaatcgaagtgtgggcgcgaaggtgccaacagccgaacaagaaacatcttagccgagccactccatacctcatcctttggtttatatggtcggagagaaacaggagccgccaccaaggcacacaatttaaaccacaaaacgtggtatggcaggtccacatgttcattcgaaatgctatgtctaatggaagcttgaagccgaaacattggaagggagttaaacttggaatcaatattcctcaacaagcggcggcaatcagggcgctacccctagccatggcaatcaagtggaaccccccggatcagccgtggataaagctcaacacggatggctcctataatgaagcgaacggcagtacaggggctggcgggattattcgagaccactcgggtaagatgctcgtcgccgtcagcacaccccttgaagcccactcggcgttagaagcggagctgttggccatgattcacgggctaaatatagccaaggaatacggcctaccaatctggattgagtcagatgcagagcaagcaatcaaattggtcaatgggacgggatgggggccggcactcgctcggcaagcggtggcgcaactaaccattctcaaacgccaactcaaattccgagccaccttcatacacagggaggggaacaaagcggcggacttccttgcgaaaatggggctagtccaagacagtggcctacgaatgcactacaactcagcaccgagagaactattggacttggttagattggacgagatgggagtgtcgcacatccgaagcctagacggggacgggcatcaaagttgatcatgagacgatgggagacaatagtgactagctttgtggttaattgtattttggaaaggagtatgatgaggtccgaaccttgtgggatcggaccgcatactactcttgattttgttacggcacaccacttttgggtgtggccacgccttgtaattatctcttgtggaaatatagggatgagggacccacgaaccctccaccgtagaggtgtttgattaaaaaaaaaaaaaaaaaaaaaaaaaaaaaaaaaatgtacatCCGGAATTCTATGGCAAACGGGTGCTTGAAGCCGAAGCACTGGcgaggagttaaacttggaattaaCATCCCTCAACAAGCGGAAGCCATTCGGGCGTTGCCTCTCGCCATGGCGATCAAATGGGAGCCACCGGACCCCCCTTGGATTAAAGTGAACACGGATGGTTCCTTCAATGAAGCGATCAACAAAGCAGGAGGGGGGGGAGTCATTCGCGATTTCTCGGGTAAAATGCTTGTGGCCTTTTGCATACCTTTTGAAGCACAATCGGCTCTGGAGGCGGAATTGTTGGCAATGATCCACGGACTGAACATCGCCAAGGAATTTGGCCTCCCTATTTGGATCGAATCAGACGCCGAACAAGCTATCAAATTGATTAATGGGGCAGGATGGGGACCGGCGCTAGCCCGGGAAGCCATGGCGCATCTGATCCTTCTTAAGCGTCAACTTAAATTCCGTGCCACCTTCATTCACCGGGAGGGAAACAaggcggcggatttccttgcgagaATGGGACTAGGGAGAGATAGAGGCCAACAAATGCAACAAGACTCGGTGCCGAGAGAGCTTGCGGACCTCGTCCGCATGGATCAAATGGGCCTTTCACATGTTCGTACCCTAGGAAGGGACGGGGACTAGAATTgttttcacttgcttcttgctcTGTTTCCTTCTCTGTAGCTCTGTGTAACTGCTCGTGGTGTTTGAGGGAGTATGATGGGGTCCGAACCATGttggatcggaccgcatactactcttgtaATGTTGgtggcacaccactttcgggtgtggccaagTTCTGTTTAATTGCCTtgttgaaatatagggatgagggacccacgaaccctccaccatgacggtgtttgaaaaaaaaaaaaaaaaaaaaaaaaaaaaaaaaaaaaacattgagcatacgatattgattatgcactactttgatttatcaaatggtgcggatttttcgcaatccaagaatcctgatatcttgggtagtggtgattaatatctagaggtgctagtattgttgttgcaatgaatcgtgtgctgggtgagtccagtttgataatatcctcaagaggtgttcgaaaaaggttttattattcagaaacccggccggttggaatttattccagaataataaataaagattttgaactagaaaactcttggaaaaagatattaattaattaaagtcaaataacagacttaaattaattaatggatatttatatcttaaacacggaaaataataaattaaagaggtaaagcccggattactcgtaatttgggattggacgggcagtcaatattattgtactatagtggatgataataatattctgttggacttttttttttttttttgtcaaacaccttaacggtggagggttcgtgggtccctcatccctatatagcAAAATATTTCTCGGTTACAATTAGCCTAGCTCGAGGCTTAGGGTTACAAGCGGCTATTACAACTAACTATTACAACCAAAACAAGGACAATCAAAAGGCCAAATCACCACAAGAGTAAGTAGGGGTCGTGTCACAAATGGCTCGACACCCGCCTACTCTACGGTGTCCTCCTAAGCATCTTCCTCGGCACGGACCCGGAAGTTCGGAATCCCCATTTGTTCCATTCGAATGACATCTTGGACGGCTCTCGGTAAGTCTTGGGCCTCCAAGACTCGACTGTGACTCAAGTCGACACCAATCTTCGCAAGTAAGTCAGCCGCCTTATTGCCTTCACGGTGGATGAAGGTAGTTCGGAGTGTGAGTTGACGCTTGTGTAAGGTCATGTGGGCCATGGCTTGGCGAGTGTGAGCAGGCCCCCAACTTGGCCCTTTAATGAGATTGAGTGCTTGCTCGGCGTCCGATTCGAGCCAAATTGGTTTCTCAAGCTCCGAGGCCAGCATCAAGCCGTGGTGCATGGCGAGTAGTTCGGCTTCGAGTGGTGAATGTGCTTCGAGAGGGAGCGCATAGGCGACGAGCGCCTTACCCAAATGGTCTCGAATGAGGCCGCCTCCCCCAGCTTTTCCTGTTGCTTCATTAAAGGACCCGTCCGTATTAAGTTTGATCCAGGCCTAATCCGGTGGTTCCCACTTAACCATCATAACGAGTCGCGGTAGCCGTTGAGGTTCGGCATGGCTTGGGATACTGACTCCGAGCCTAACCCCTCTCCAATGCTTTGGCTTAAGCCTCCCATTGGCCATGTTGTTTCGGACGAAAGTGAGGATTTGCCAAATAACATTGCTCGGTTTGAATTGAACATCATGATGGCGGCTTCTATTTCTCTCTGCCCAGAGGAACCAGAAGATAAGGTAAGGCATGGCTCGGCTGAGGTGCTTCCTTCCCGGCTGCTGCACTCTTCTCGCCCATACCTCAATTCTTGTTGGGATCGTGTCATTGACCACGAGAGTGGGGGCCGAGCCTTCGAACCACCCGTCGAATTCCCTCCACACTCTTGTTGCACCTACTCCTtgaatgaagagatgttggagagACTCGGTACTAGGCCTGTGTGGGCAGCACTGGCATTTGGATGCGAGTTCAATCTTGCGCCATTGCAGCTTTGCGTCAACAGGGATGCGGTTAGATATGAGCCTCCAATTGAAGATAGCGATGGTAGTTGTGAGGCCAGCCGTCCAAATCTCCTCGAGCCCTTGGATGATGGGTTGAGGCGACCGGACCGTCTCCCAAGTCGAGGCTAGCGAGAAATCTCCTCGCCTTGTGAGCGTCCATCGTGGGATGTCCGGCTCCCCGGGGAGTATCGGGGTTTTGCAAATTTGATCAATGATCTGTTGGGGAAGGCCCGCCTGGTCATGGAGAACTTGGAGTTTTGGAGCGTCCCACTCACCATCCGTGATAAAATCCGAGACAATCGTTGTAGGGCTGCCCCTCTCGTCGAAACATAGCCCCCTAAGAGGGACGTTGCCATGCCATatatcatcccagaagtagatctTACTTTGACCAACAATCCAACGAATGTGCGGGTGAGCGTGGGCCCAAGCTTTGGCCAGCCTCCTCCACGTCTGGCTATTCCTTCCCGTGATCCTTGGCGAAAGTGGCGAGGAATTGGCGCAATACTTTCTCATCATGTACCGGGCCCATAAAGAGTTCTGTTCTCTGAACCGCCACCAGAGTTTAATGTTGAATGCTCTTAGAACTTCTGTGAACTTTCGGATCCCGAGCCCTCCCTCCTTGGTGGGGAGGCACATTTGGTCCCAGCTGATCCAATGTGTCCGTTTTTTCTCAGTCgtcgagccccaaaagaagcgagccaaTTGCTGATCGAGTAGCTTAAGGGTTCCGGCCGTGggctcaatggcttggaagatgtggatAGGAACTgcctcaagagtgctcttaatgagAGTTAGCCTTCCTCCAAAAGATATATGACGATGCGCCCATCCGGAAATCCTTCTAGCGATCTTCTCTTGAATGAACATGAACATTTCGGTTTTCTTGACTCCACGGTATATAGGGACCCCCAAATAGAGGAATGGGAAGGACCCCCGAGCAAAGCCTCCTTCGTTTTGGATTTCATGCGCCCAATGCTCGTGCGCTTCAGCAATATAGAAATTGC is part of the Salvia splendens isolate huo1 chromosome 6, SspV2, whole genome shotgun sequence genome and encodes:
- the LOC121808975 gene encoding uncharacterized protein LOC121808975, coding for MEPLTNPDPDRYSKVLGLNFKGSNTSGKIWVFAEEGANFIIEEDSDQVLHGRLTSHRMANHISISAIYAKCSRLERHPLWDKMREISFRTEGTPWLIGGDFNTILAHEDRVGSETNRQAEMIDFAEAIEDWRLLDPGLDGAEFTWAKNGLFERLDRLLVNEAWSNAFEATRVTNLPRVSSDHGPILARCKMPRLPSGGSAFRFQNMWVRHEGFLQLVQNIWAQPTEANGLLNLQTKLGRSKKALKAWNKEVFGNIHANLKGMEERIAQAQADFEADPTPHNRSEINKSIADAPDPDGFSAVFYQTCWGILGTDVVEAIKQVFLGAYLPRSVTATNIVLIPKKASPETWADYRPISLCNVLNKIITKVLTAHLAPFLPQVISPNQSGFVKGRLLHDNALLAQEMFHELARCSPAPNVAIKIDMAKAYDRVQWSFLIKVLRRMGFSDAWIDLIERCIGSCWFSVLINGVPTGFFKSTRGLRQGDPISPALFVIAEEYLSRALDKLILGKKEMTFKAARRCMEISHLAYADDIIIFTQAAATPLRRLRDTLTAHEHWAHEIQNEGGFARGSFPFLYLGVPIYRGVKKTEMFMFIQEKIARRISGWAHRHISFGGRLTLIKSTLEAVPIHIFQAIEPTAGTLKLLDQQLARFFWGSTTEKKRTHWISWDQMCLPTKEGGLGIRKFTEVLRAFNIKLWWRFREQNSLWARYMMRKYCANSSPLSPRITGRNSQTWRRLAKAWAHAHPHIRWIVGQSKIYFWDDIWHGNVPLRGLCFDERGSPTTIVSDFITDGEWDAPKLQVLHDQAGLPQQIIDQICKTPILPGEPDIPRWTLTRRGDFSLASTWETVRSPQPIIQGLEEIWTAGLTTTIAIFNWRLISNRIPVDAKLQWRKIELASKCQCCPHRPSTESLQHLFIQGVGATRVWREFDGWFEGSAPTLVVNDTIPTRIEVWARRVQQPGRKHLSRAMPYLIFWFLWAERNRSRHHDVQFKPSNVIWQILTFVRNNMANGRLKPKHWRGVRLGVTTGKAGGGGLIRDHLGKALVAYALPLEAHSPLEAELLAMHHGLMLASELEKPIWLESDAEQALNLIKGPSWGPAHTRQAMAHMTLHKRQLTLRTTFIHREGNKAADLLAKIGVDLSHSRVLEAQDLPRAVQDVIRMEQMGIPNFRVRAEEDA